GCAGCCTCTAACTTGGATATCCTCAAACCCGCACTATCCAGCTTTTGACGTTCCATTAAACCGATGTATGCACAAGCAATTTTCTTCAAATGTTCCATGGCGAAATCCACCTTGAAATTGATGCGTAAAGCATCTTTGATTGCATCCCTCCACTTCAATATCAGATCCTCGGTGACGTGCTCCAGTCGTAGATTGCTCATCTCTTCGACAGAAGCACAGAACATGATATAAACGATCTCGGCAATACTTGTGTTCATCTTACTTGTTTCTCAAACATCACCGTAGACTTCGATAATGTTGTTCACAATCGGATGCAGGGCCGGTGGGAAACTATATTTTCCTACTGATATGCGCTCACCATGTAAGCCGGTGAAGTCAGAGAACTTCACTCTGCTCTCGTCATCAGCGTCAAGTTTCATAAGAATGTCAGTTATGGCTGCTTCATTATTACTGCATGTTTCAACTTCAGAACCCGTCTGATTATTTTCTATACCGTCATTACCATCAACTACATTTACAGGAACTGTTCCCTGTAGATTTTGTATCTCATTCATCTCCAAGTTGCAGAGCCGAGACAATGAATTGTGAGGGAAAACAAATCAGGATTCCAGAATTTGAAtctttatgagaaaatatggtTTAATCCAAGGTATCGAAATCCAAACATAAATTCCAGTTCAAGCATTAGATTTTTCAAACATGTAGAACAATTAATATGCCATACCTTGCCAACAGCTTCAGAGTTTGTTCCATGGACAGTAACAGTTTGAGGGTGAAGCTGCTTGCCGGTTGACTGGGTAATGTAACCATCCTGTCTCTGTTGAGCTGCTGCTTGGAATTGCGCATTAGAGAGTGGCAATCCAAGTTGTGCTTTCAACTCTCCATTCTCAACTTTCAAGCGTTTAATCTCCCCATTCTGTTCATCTTCTTTTACCTACACCGCAGAATGTTAATATCAAACAAGACAAATCTAAGAaatcaatttacataatttggtCACCACTTGACCATTCTAGTTAAAATACAATCATATCAATATGATGGGTTGAAAAGGGcatttaaattaaacattttgatTATAACTAATTCCATTAGAGGCTATATtctagagagagagaaaaacaaTTGGATTATCTTATACCTTGCGCTTTTGCCTATACTTGTAATCACTTcgtcttttgttttcttttctttgagcTGGAGTGAGTTTAGATCGAGCCCCACCTTCTGATACCGTTTGATATGAAGCTTCGGGTGTTTCTTCTTGATTGAATTGATGGTGTTGGTCTAGCAGAGACTGATCCGTTGGTCCATCGTCTCCAGCAGAGAAGTAGACATCGTCCTGTACTAACCCACAATTTTGTATGCGAAGCCATTCATCTACTCCGTCCGAAGAATCAGTTTGGTGTGGAAGTTGAAGCTCATTGGGTATGTTTGAGCCAAGAAATGAAGCAGATCCATTTGATGAACAACCCTCCATGTTTACCCAGATGTAGAACCTTGAGTTGAACGGCCAAAACAAAGTAACAATTCTTGAATTCAACCAGATTTCTgcaatagaaaagaaaaaaaacatatacaGGAGGAACGCAAGAGATGTAATAAGAGATGGGGAGTAAGAGTTTGAAGTCTCTGATTGGATGGGgttagattatttatttattgacatATTTGCTTAAGGTGGTCTCGTAGTTGAAAAACTTCAATCGCTCGACAACTCCCGACCTGTAAGTCAAGGAACAATCACGCCTGTAGAAGACGTCCGAATTTGTAAAAGCTTACAATGTTTTATTTTGGGTAAACTTTACTTATAGTCACCCAAATTTTAAGGTATTTTTGTATTggtcacaaaaaaaattattattattttagtcactccCATTAGATCAATTACAATTTATAGTCATCCTACTATTAAAATACCTTTGATCACcaaatgaaatattgaaataataacaaatttagtcttcaacattcacccattttgtttatttagttctatttgttttattaaattcaaccttcaacatttatacatggtgtaaatttgactttaattctaaaagaaaattatatataaaaattttgaaatatataaataaaaattttcaaattttcaaaatattataaaacattgaaaagaattataaaatttactgaaattgataaattttaacatattatttaaaatatatataatgtagagataattaaaatatatatattgttaatttaGTCTTACTTCCTAAAAGATCAACCTTGAatgctttaaattatttatgggTATATGACTTTTGTCCATGTTTTATGAAAATAGGGTTAAGTATGCAAGTGTTTGTGTTATCGAAatgtatacttttatatttCGATTTTATTAGTAAAAACTTGAatgctttaaattatttatgggTATATGACTTTTGTCCATGTTTTATGAAAATAGGGTTAAGTATGCAAGTGTTTGTGTTATCGAAatgtatacttttatatttCGATTTTATTAGTAAAAACACTTCTATGTGCCTCTCAATCTTGATATAGAGTAAATTGATTCCTCTAAAAAAATGGAGCAAATTATCTctgataattaaaaaatgagcaactaaggacaattaatcacgTTGATACTGAAATAATGCCAAGCGAGAGTGCGAATAGGTTTCGGCTTACTGTTGAATCAGGATGCTACAATCGGCACCTAcgataattttatatcaaaaattAGTAGCTAAAACAATCAATAACTCCTTAGAATAATCTGCCAAATCAACATATTTAAACGAAATTAATACGACACTAAATCTCACTAGCTTCCACACTTACACTACCCGTTAACTATTTCGAAATCATTGAACGAAGGGAATCGAATACACCTGAAAACGACACAATTAAATATTGATTAGAGGAGTGgaacaacaatttttttttctagaaagATACGGCTAAAGAGAGAAAAACAGTAACCCCAATGTAGTGTCTAAAATGGCGACACATTACCATGGATGGCACACACGAGGGCTGCTTTGGGCGGCACAAGGAGGGAAATTTAAGGGCTGATTAGGGATAGTATAAGGcttgaaaaaataaaggaaaagagggTTGGAAATAGCAGTACAAGTCAGCATTTCAAAAGCATAAATAGACAATGTTAGAAGAATAGAGATTGTTAACATAAGATTTGTTAGTTTGTTATCATTCAGTTGATTAGTCTGGTATAGTTGGTTAGGAGTAGTTACTCATATTGAAGTATATAAACATTGACAGTGTATTAATTAAAGTAGATAATAATACTAAGCAATTTCTCAAATCTCTAAAATCTATTCTTGTAATAGTGTAGCACCTAACATGGTATCAGTCGCCTAGTTCCTGGTGCAAGCTTCTGTAATCGATTCATGGCTTATTCCACAGATTCTACTACTGCTGATCCTACCAGTTCATCTTTTTCCAGTGCACGACTGGTTCAATCGTTTCCTCGTTACGATACAGTGAAACTAGATGAGGGAAACTTTGTTCAATGGCAACATCATCTTCAACTCATTATAGAAGGATATGAGTTGCAAGGGTTTCTGGAGGGCACGTTACCTGCTCCGCCTAGATTTGTGGCGTGGTCGCGGGTTTTATCCTCGATCACAATGTCAAATTTGTGACAGATACGGTCACTTGGCACAGTGATGTTTCTATCAATTCAATCGCGACTATGGTGGCCCGAACGCTTCAACCACGGCGCTATTTTTCTCTGTTGGTGATGGCCAAGGGCTGCACGGTGACGTTTATGGCCAATCCGCTAGTTCTGGTGGCCCTGGGCTACCTACGGTGCCCGTTCTGACGCACAATCCTGGAGTCACCTCATGGGGGAGATGGCCACAAGATTTTGGTTATCAGCAGCCGCAACATAAGGTTGCTCATACCTTTGCTTATCCTACACCTACTTGAGCTGGGCGTGATTTTGGTCTTACTAATGGACCATATGGCGTCTTTCATGGTCTCCTGGTGGCCCAATTATTTCGCATGGTCCATATGACCGACCAACTGGGCGTGACCTAGGGCGCGATTTGGGCCAGCGCCGAGTTGGGTTCTCTACTGGGGTACAGAGGTCGAATGGTGAAGGCCAAAATCTTGGGCCAACTGGTCTTTTCTAATCCTGGGGCTAACATCTCCAGCGAGCCCCATACCTAGTAGTCACAAGTGTGGATCCCTTGTAGGGCTTGTGATCCCTTCTGTGGATATAGCTCGTTACCCCATTCCTGCGAGGCTTATGCGAGCTATCTTTGCGAGCACCCTAGCGGGGTCCCTCTCAAGCTCTCCCCGCGAGCTATCTTTACGAAGATCCAGCATCCCAACGGAGTTCCCAACGAACTATCTTTGCAGGGTCCCCCGCGAGCTATCTTTACGGCGAACATTCTTCTTCCCGATCGGGTCTATCCTGGTCAAAGACCTGGAACCTATTGGTTTATTTGGGCTAGCGGTTACCAAATCCTAACAAGAATAAatagttttatatgtttaatttgtcaaatataatttaattgatgtGATTTAATTTGGGTTCTAGCGTTGATTTGATGACATTTAGTCgctaattttattaattgattataagttttcatcaaatcaactcaaactaaaattaaacactacaaaattaacattgttattttcaagtaccaaaataaataacttttgtcaGTACcatattaaaccaaaaaattacacaagtatcatattttaaaaaaatgtcaaaacttagatatcaaattttgtattttatattaatgatggttcaattataaatttgtgTTTTGCATCATAGTGATCTGAAATTAGATGACAATAATTTTGAGCTTCATAAATGATGTTGTTAAATGGTTGCAAATGAATCTAAATTTGTGGAAATCAATTGTTCTGCTTTAATTGGAAAGTCTTTAAATGATGAATCAAGTCGAAACACCCCAAGTTTCATGTCCAACGAAAACTGGAGGTGGTAGTGGTAAACCTAAACTTACTCCACCTCAAAGACACTGATTTCAAGTACAGGCAAAATCGCAAGGTAAAcaacttttccattttcaataggtttatataataatattttttgtcattcaatatcattatccTTTCACAAATAGTCacaaataatcaatatctattttttgtttcataCAAGTAGGATATTGACAAAAATAGAGTAATATGTTTTAATCTTATTgatttatcttaaaatatacataatatttatgCAGCAGTAGTCacatagaaataaaaagatatataatatattcttaaaaatatgcttaaaagatatacaataatatataatatctcataataatatTCTAACagatattcattaaaaataacttgaatttgAATTACAATTGTATAAAAAAGAATAGGGTTAAATCCATTATATTTAGATCACATATCTTATTTGatgttttacatttttaagTGCAAAAAACATAATTTCCCACTGGCTCTATTTCCGGTTGTAAACAACATAATTAATGTCTACGGTGATGTTTCTATAACAGTAAGATGAACCCAAGTATAGTTAATGGATGAATCTGAGTATTGTTAAAACTGTCTGTTATGTTCTATGCTTCTATCAAAGAGATGAGTAATCTACGCCTGGAGCAAGTCATGGAGGGTCGGATATTGAAGTGGAGGGATGTAATGAAAGATGCTTTACGTATCAAATTTGTTGATACAAAGAATcaacaaaaatagaaatggaGGCCCCCAGATGAGAGAAAATGGTCTCCtctttagagaaaaaaatagaggtAGAAGAAGGAGCCGTCTTactttggggtttagggtttcttttttattatatcGGGTTAGACACTGGATtgagtcatttttattttattataattatataataaattgtcTCTCATCTTGTCAAAGAAGAGTTATAAAGTGATTCTTCTAAGAAAACCTTACACTTATAGCGTGTTTAATTTGATTACCAAATGTATACTTTATTTTAAGTTAGACAATTTTACTAGTATTTTAACGTTTTATTTTTTACCTTCTTTTAtgattctaatatttttataatgtttttacaaattttaaaaacattaagaatttttattttttttgaacaattatatatttataatgtagttaattttataaaagtttatttgaattttatgatattttttaaagatttttttgggtttttcttgATGATGATGTTATCGTGACTTCAGCATATACCACCTGACAATTTATGATTAATTGGATAtccaaatctattttttttaatgtccAAAGGACTGAGCCGAGAACACCTGATATTGTTAGGGACTACACTAGGAACATCTGATCTGGCAGCTGAGCTACAATACAATCGTTTGACCACAAATATCTAATTTGGTAGTTTAAATGCATATTGATAAGTCATCATTGCCGACTAACTCGAGGTGGTAGGTCATCGTTTTCGAGCAACCTAAGCTAACTTAATTGGTGTGTTTTTAgatggacgagttctggggaactaTATTCGGGTGTGTAGTGGTGTTGGGTAggatgttttttgaaaaaatatgcaTTATGATTTTCTGAAAACTACCGCATTGGCATAATCATGTATGCTCAATTCTGTTTGACTGattgttatgaaatttcatatgattttatgatttgtatattgtattGTGTGTGATCTCGGCTTGAGTTTTAGTTATGCACTAAGCTCTATAGCTCAcccatttgttttatttctaatgtttcagataatcaacaagttagaatcGGGCTGTGTGCGGAAGCTCGAATCGATTCTCTAATTAAGTGGTTTACTCTGGTTAACAAATGGATTTACTAgacttttatattttggtttaatttctcaaatttaattttgctttGGGTTTCTTTGGCTTAGTTAAAGTTTTTTGTTCTACATGTTTTGTGTTACTCAACAATCAATGTTgggttttcaaaattatacgAGCTAAGATTTTTTTGCCACAAAAATACGAATTgagattttacaaaatttaataacgTAAATCTAAAATATGCCCAATCGGCTAAATAAAACGTTTTTACTTGACGAAATTACAATTTACGAATATTAGTTTGGAATTTTCGTTGCAAAAATTGATGGGTGTCGagtccaccaatataaacctacgccttagtttgcaaattatatagtatagggagtagggtcgatccctcagagactggtttactgtaaattgtttctttcttgaccagatttatgtcggggcagctGTTGTGCCCAAGAAATTCGGggggggataaaatttgaagtcctgaaaataaataaataaaatgcgtgaaaagaaaaagttgaaaacagaataataaaaatagtcaaataaatattaagaaaaattaattagaataagctcagctttaggcacgaattttcctcgtctttgaaccgatcctcgaaattggatgaactcctcttttctaataagctagttatagttACCAAGGatgcctcggacaccaactcttccttgtgtaaattagttatggaacgtccaataactaacccttaccgatcgaacaaccacgaaacattcgtgatttagaactccggcagctttgcgttctagaagagcctagcttgaaccaatgccctcaactGCGTGAGACATTTAAAttcggttactacttcccttgacggaaccaaacagcaatctccacttggcacgccaatgtgttcataGAAAACTGATTGgaaacgttcctttcggaattccaactatacgtctaaccacactaaatcaaacggcgtcttttttgacttagtgttgatctgactCTATGagctgacaaaatcatactcttaatccagagaagtaataagtactggagttttaggagttaaatggctcgggttcgtaactcacagGTTTTGACAAAGCTAATTTtggcctaaagctgaaaatgggtttagttggctaaggtttgggaCATGATGGTGTTGGGTATAATTGGATAAGGTAAATGGATGAAAAGATGGGTGACGTGATTGATTATAGGGgttggaaaaatatattaaagtgggGTGGTTGACTATTGggaatgaaaagagaatttgaaaaagaaattgtaaattatgagaggTAACAAGTTGGAAATTTTAAGGAAAGGAAACTAAAGGCaaataataaattgttaatAGTTGAAAGTAAGGTAAATGGGTGGTTGGCTACTGGAAAGAAATTGAAGGAAAGGAaactaaagaaacaacaaatGCTACGTGAGAAATGAGAGAATTGAAAGATAAaagcttaatattttttattgatgattaaaatgaacaatgtagcctctatttatactagtggccttgctaaattaagagccaactagtatagaaaagcaaggaaaatatttcataatataatctcccactaagtcaacaatttcagctaattattcttggaaaaattctgctttggccctccttctttgcttctttcttcaatctagcccaattgtttcctttttcttctatttagccccaaattgcattcctgcacaaaattcaataaatatggcaaaattagtggtgcattctcataaattaaccaatttaattacataaaatatgtaactttagcatttaatcaaatcccccctacttagcttatgctagtcctcgagcattttgtatgtatctgcaaaaggaaaaattttctccaaaataggacttgaccctcatggtttgcacaattcaacaatttaatcctagcaTATTAACATCTCAAATAGCCTAGCCTAAgaagtaagtaaatatattttggaatttattaGAGCTTGATAGGCCTacccctaatttattttttatttatttatttttgtacttaggacattatcgaaattttttgacgcgagacatgatgacaacccaagcaccatgtTCCGGATACTCAATTCGGACGTCTCTAAGCGAGTTATTTCGCCATACTCTTGATAACTTGTTAGCGGAGTGAGTGCAAAGAAATTGGGCAGCCACACGAACCTTTTTACGCGAGAtgtgatgacaacccaagcaccacgTTCTGGTTACTCAGCCCGATGTACAGCCCCAATTTTTCACTCTTAACATTCGTATCAGAGGagtatctttatttttattttttattttattattttattattttttgtttttttttgttgaaaagatTTGATATATGATAAAAGGTAAGCAGTCAAGCAAACTCATAATTCCCAAAAATTTCTTACCCACTAAGTCTAGGTTATTAAAATGTTTCatgtgtaaaaattaaatagctaaatagatcaaaccataagtgtaccatcaaaagaaaaattttaccgaaaacatgcaaaaatagcGATGACAGATAAGCAAATTAGAACCAATTTATATTTCCTTCCCcctacttattttacattgtcccaatgtaatttaaagaataaaagtaaagtaggagaaagagagaaaaagaaactccCCATGTATTTCAACGTCGTGGAGGGTGGTCTCGTAGGTAGAGTGGGCCTTggctgaaataaaaagaatcttGTGGGTTGACATGTGGAATTTAATCTTGTCTTGGAATGTTTcctgcaaaaataataaaaaaatgaaaataaaataaaatagtaaaaataaacaataaaattaggaaaattaaaatgttttttcttcaattttattataaactcgagaaataaattattaaaaaccaagaTTACGAGATTTGGTAAAATAATCGTGATAAATGCACCAAGTAAGTTCCCAGGAAAGAGCGATGAGTCACAGTTGACATACTTAAGTACTAAGTCTTTCCTTAGACAGAACTAATCCTTgacatgcattttcattttccattttaccaaaaattttatttgcataaaggaaaagaaaatttgggttgcctcccaacagcgctttgtttaacgtcgtttAGTTCAATGACCTGTGTTATTCAAATTCTTTATCCTTTTGTAATAGACTGCAAGGCGGTTGCATGATCTTCGAGAAGTATTTTATGAATCGTCTGTAAAATTCGTACACCGTGAAATCATTCATGAAGACTTCAATGATTTTCTCAACATAATCAGAGAATATGCACACCATGCATCACTGGAAAGTGGCCGGAGCATTACAGAGTCCAAACGGCATTGGTCTATACGCAAACGTTCCAAAGGGGTACGTGAAAGTTGTTTTGTCTTGATCCTCAGGTGTCACcgaaatttggaaaaatcctgAATATCCATCGAGACAACAGTAATGAGTCTTACCAGCTAATTGCTCGAGCATTTGATCGATGAAGGGAAGTGGAAAATGGTCTTTCTGGGTGGTTGCGTTCAACTTCCTGTAATCGATGCAAACCCGCCATCCATTCTGGACTCGGGTAGGAACTAGCTCTCCTGACAAATTTTTCACCACTGTCACGCCATTTTTTTGGGCACGACATGAACCGGGCTAACCCAATCAATGTCAGAGATCGGGTATATCATTTCAGCATCCAACGGTTTCTGGATTTCTGATTCCATTCTGACTTTTAGATCAGAGATCTACTTTTCCCGTTCGTTGTCTTGCCCATGACTTTTGTCTGGAACTATTTCCAAAACTTTTTCGCTACGAAGAGTTATTGCACTTACATTCTGCCTAGGATTCGGCTCTATCTGGGAAGGTAATTAACCTTGAGACTCTAAACGATTAACTGCCATCGAAAGTTTACTAACTTGATTAGTTAACTTCTGTATTGATGCATCTGTCCTCTGTTGATATTTTACAGCATCGACGGCAAGTCTTTCTACAATAGCTTCTAGAGATGTGCTCGGGTTGGGTGGCAGTTGCGGTGGTTGCAAAGGTCTCGGTTGGTATGACGGATTATATCGGGGATTAGCTCCGTAATTCAAGTTGGGATGATCCTTCCACCCGggattgtaggtgttggagAAAGGATCATAGCGTCTTTGCTGAGGTCTCAGAAAACTTCCGACAACGTCAACATGTGCCGTTGAATTTTCGTTAAGGATTGGGCACAAATCCGTCGGATGTTCAGATGTAGTACAAATTCCACACAATTGGGtcagatttttcttttctgtaagcATAGATTGAACAATATTAGTGAGTTTATCCAATTTATCTTCTAAGGATGAAACGTTTACCCCATTAACCCGTATTGTGGGTTTTGAATTTGGCCGATTCTGTTGAGACTTTGCCGCTATGGTGGATATCAGTTCTCTTGCCCTTTGAGGAGTCATATTGACAAGCGCCCCTCCACTAGCAGcgtcaatcattttcatttccatagggAGCAAACCCTCGTAGAAATATTGAAGAAGTGATTACTCGATCAAACCGTGTTGAAGACAACTTGCACACAGTTTTTTGTATCGCTCCCAATAGTCGTAGAGCGATTCACTCTCCATTTGGCGGATTCCCACTATGTCTCTCCTAAGTCCTGCTGCTCGCGATGCTGGGAAAAATCTGTCAATAAAAACACGAGATAAGTCATCCCACGTTGTAATAGAACCAGGgggtaagtaaaataatcaTTCTCTTGCTgtatcaactaaagaaaaaggaaaggcccgaagtttaatttcatcttcGGTTACTCCCTGTGGTTTCATGCTTGAGCAGACCATGTGGAATGCTCTCAAGTGAGTGTGTGGATTTTCGTTCTTCAAGCCTCGAAAAGTGGGCAAAAGGTGAATCAGGCCTGACTTCAACTCGAACGGGGCTTTTCCGACTGGATAGTTGATGCATAACGGTGTTTGCTCATTGGGAGTAGCGGCTAGTTGACGAATGGTTCGGTTTGCCATCATTTCTGGTTCACTGAGGTTGTCTTCTACTTCTTCTGTTTCAGGAA
This sequence is a window from Gossypium raimondii isolate GPD5lz chromosome 5, ASM2569854v1, whole genome shotgun sequence. Protein-coding genes within it:
- the LOC128040947 gene encoding uncharacterized protein LOC128040947; the protein is MNTSIAEIVYIMFCASVEEMSNLRLEHVTEDLILKWRDAIKDALRINFKVDFAMEHLKKIACAYIGLMERQKLDSAGLRISKLEAALSTAKEEHAKICEQSKVFIDAAEEFNDKPVSSGFNSDSIGYPQSHIIQLSTLH